The Vitis vinifera cultivar Pinot Noir 40024 chromosome 12, ASM3070453v1 genome has a segment encoding these proteins:
- the LOC100243496 gene encoding anthocyanidin 3-O-glucosyltransferase 2: MKQTELIFIPFPIMGHLGPTVEIAKLLAQRARRFSITIFIMNIPFEFLDSMTKDSDSYSIRFVALPPVEVSSEAMSDPFLSEFVKASIPLVRDAVHELTRSNSVRLAGFVIDMCCTHMIDLADEFGVPSYLFFPSSAAFLGFLLHLQFLHDYEGLNLDEFKDSNAELEVPSYANSVPGKVFPSVMFDKEVNGAELPLYHMRRFRQVKGIMANTFIELESHAIQSFSGSTVPPVYPVGPILNTRMGFGEDQQNASAIMSWLDDQPPSSVVFLCFGSMGSFGADQIKEIAHGLDHSGHRFLWSLRQPPLKGKMELPSDYENIEEVLPEGFLHRTARIGKVIGWAPQVAVLAHSAVGGFVSHCGWNSLIESIWYGVPVATWPMYGEQQIHAFQMIKDLGLAEEIKIDYNMNSGYIVSACEVENGLRNLMNINSEVRKKKKEMQKISRKVVIDGGSSHFSLGHFIEDMMANIPCEQ, from the coding sequence ATGAAGCAAACTGAGCTTATCTTCATCCCGTTTCCTATCATGGGCCACCTTGGGCCTACTGTGGAGATTGCAAAGCTGCTTGCTCAGCGAGCCCGCCGATTCTCAATCACAATCTTCATCATGAACATTCCGTTTGAGTTCCTTGATAGTATGACCAAGGACTCTGATTCTTATTCCATACGTTTCGTCGCACTTCCTCCTGTAGAGGTCAGCTCCGAAGCGATGAGTGATCCCTTCCTCTCTGAATTCGTCAAAGCTAGCATACCACTTGTCAGAGACGCTGTCCACGAGCTCACTCGCTCCAACTCGGTTCGGCTTGCTGGGTTCGTTATTGATATGTGCTGCACCCACATGATTGATTTGGCCGATGAGTTTGGGGTGCCCTCCTATCTCTTCTTCCCTTCCAGCGCTGCTTTTCTTGGCTTCCTGTTGCATCTTCAGTTCCTCCATGATTACGAGGGCTTGAATCTCGATGAGTTCAAGGACTCGAATGCTGAGTTGGAGGTTCCGAGTTATGCTAACTCTGTTCCAGGCAAGGTCTTTCCTTCTGTGATGTTTGACAAGGAAGTCAATGGGGCAGAGTTGCCTCTGTATCACATGCGGAGATTCAGACAAGTCAAGGGTATTATGGCAAATACATTTATTGAGCTTGAATCACATGctattcaatcattttctgGCAGTACAGTACCGCCAGTGTATCCCGTTGGACCCATTCTCAACACTAGAATGGGATTTGGTGAGGATCAACAAAATGCTAGTGCCATCATGAGCTGGCTTGATGATCAGCCTCCATCGTCTGTGGTTTTCCTATGCTTCGGGAGCATGGGAAGCTTTGGTGCTGATCAGATCAAGGAGATAGCACATGGGTTGGACCACAGTGGGCATCGCTTCTTGTGGTCCCTTCGCCAACCTCCCCTAAAGGGTAAAATGGAACTTCCAAGCGACTACGAAAATATTGAGGAAGTTCTACCAGAAGGATTTTTACATCGGACGGCTAGAATTGGAAAGGTGATTGGCTGGGCTCCACAAGTAGCAGTTTTAGCCCACTCAGCTGTTGGAGGATTTGTATCTCATTGTGGATGGAACTCCCTAATAGAAAGCATATGGTACGGTGTTCCAGTAGCAACATGGCCAATGTATGGAGAACAACAAATCCATGCTTTTCAAATGATAAAAGATTTAGGATTAGcagaagaaattaaaatagattACAATATGAATAGTGGTTATATTGTAAGTGCATGTGAGGTTGAAAATGGATTAAGAAACCTAATGAATATTAACAGTGAAgtgaggaaaaagaagaaagaaatgcaaaaaataagTAGAAAAGTCGTGATAGATGGTGGATCTTCACACTTTTCTTTAGGCCATTTTATTGAAGACATGATGGCCAACATTCCATGCGAGCAATAA